The DNA sequence TAACAGCGAATACTAGCTACAGAATTTTACGCCACTTGAATTAACTAGGGTCCGCTTAAGTTGGAGAGAAAGAGGGCGGGCGGGCTAAATATAGTGGAAGCGAGGCGAGTTTGGGTCCTTGTAATTGAAGTTTGAATCATCCTGTTCAATGTTCTGAAATGACGGGTTGGTTGGTGCTCCGAGTCGTTCTTTTGTGGTGCTCGACGGTCGTGTCATCGAGAACGGGATTGCCTTGGTCGGGCCCACATGAAGGAAGTCTGGATGATCCGTAATCTAAGAGAGACCAGAAAAACACGAAAATTGGAACACGGATGAGTCCCCGACCAGACAACGAATTCCAGATGCCCACGTATCCTGAGCAGCGACTCTGAACGAGCTCCCCGATTAAGTTACATCAGTACATCCAATTTGATCAGTAGATATTACAAGGGCCTATAAATGTTCTGACCTATTTCCTCTTATCGTCAATTACCACTATTCGATCGGATTACCTGTAGGGCCGCGGCAAACCCATACCACGATCCTTTTTATCGCCTCAGTGACTTCCTCCGTACTACAGGGCTGGTCGACTGGCGGACAATGTAAGAATAGGACTTTGGTAGTCTTGTCTTTCTCATAGGGCTTTCCGTTCCTCTGTGCTTCAGCAAGTGAGCAATAGTAGATGAAGTCGCAAAGGTAATGACCGGCATCCAGCGACGAGTTGACAGGCTAAAGGAAAAAAGGTTAGCCAGTACCGAAAGACATCAGAAGAGGATAGGAAGCTGACCTCGACCCCAGAGCGCTTCAAAGTCCTTACCAGCTCCAAGACATCGATATCTGAATAGAGCTCGTCAGGGAATCTCCTATAGCCTTTACCAAACCCTCTCTGAGGCCTTCCACCAAAACCCATATTTGCACCCGCACTCTCCTCAACCATATTTGCACCCAGTCGTTCTCTTTCAGCAGCCTCGGCAACCGAAACTGCACTGACTACTCCGGGACCGCGGCTTTGTGTTTGGAATGAAGTATCCTGATGGTGTGGACCGGACTGCTGACCTTGTGGATGGGGGAAAATATCGAGGCCCGTGCTTAAGCTAACACTGATGCTTCCTAGCTTGCTTTCCATCGAATTATCGTCATGAGTGATGATACCGTCGCTACCAGGAAGAACGATAGGAGCGAGTTCTCCAGTCGCGTCCTTCATATAGTAGCCAAATTTATGTGCCATCTTCTCCACACGCATGGGACCACGGCCAGCTACGCCAACATGGAGAATCAAATCGTAGCCTTGTGATGGGGGGTTTGAATGTAAAAGGTCAGAAGTGAGGTCAGGAAATACAGGTGGTTTTCGATGTAGACCTGGGACGATATCGAGTACCTCTGAGTAAACGACGGGTACTTGGATGGTTGTTATCTTTGCATATTGGTGCTCCTCATTGACAGGGGCGCTGCTATTGCCCTCTGCCTCCACCTCGATGCTGTCATCAGAGTCTTCCTTTTTGTGGGTTGACTGTGATCCACTAACATAAGCACTACACCTTCTCGGCTCCAGATGCCCATCATGGGTCATCACGACTTGTCCATCAGGGAGTTTTATCGGGTCATACGGGTCCAGAGGTATTAACGTGTTATGCAAAGGCTTCACAGCCAGCCACGATGGGTTTTCCGTGAAATTTCTGAATGGCTACACAAGGGTCGATTCCCTGAAGAGGTGAGAAAGGTAAAGTAATAGATATCGACAATTAGTAACGTACGCCAAAACCGGTAACGAGGACGTTAATTATGCAATTAGGCTCGCTCCCAGCGTGCTTTCTGTCTGTGTTGTTGGGGATGAGGGGAGCCATGATGCATGACGTGCGAGCTTGCTGTCACTCACTAAGTACTTAATGGGTACACGTGACGTCAAGCAGGCCGCCTCCGACAGTCCTGAAAGTCTTCTTGCATGCATGTACAATGATTCAATAATACTAAGGGTGGAATAGTAATGATTCTAGGTGGAAATGCAGTGACAGATAATGGAACTTGAACCCGAGTACTTAGTCTGAGTAGTATATGTACTGTGCATAGCCGAAAGTGCCACAAGTAAGTTGTCtgccaaccaccaccatcgctCGACGCTCCTACACGCAGCATGCTATCGCTCCTCAGTAACTCCTACTCATGTCATCTTTGAAGAATTCAAGCTTCGGGAAGCGTCTTCGTGCTTCCCATGAATACGGCCACGAAAAATCTCCTAGACGGAAACGACGGCGCATCGGCCTCAATCAGAGTGTACCACCATCCCCTTCGAAGAAGGCatcatcatcgtcgtcgaccacgGCTCTGATCACGGCCGCCACAGATATTACGAATACTCCAGTGCGTAGGCAGAAGATTCCCCATGGTGGCCTTGGTGAATGTGGCGACCGGTTCGTGCCGTCGCGAAATACCACCTGCATTCGAGCGTCGTACAGTCTACACGAGGAGACTGGATCACCCATTGCCGTAAATTCGACGACAAGCCACCTCTTCCCCCCAGATCCAGTAAAAAGTGCGTTTCATACAGTTTGTTTTTCGGCCATACGctctcaagctcaagtaaATGTAGATCAAGCAAACGATCTCTACAGATCTATTCTACGAGCAGAACTCTCTACTTGCTCTTCATCTTTCCCCCCGACGCCCTCGCCCTCACCAGGCCGAATTTTCGCCTACAAAACAGCTGTTTCTTCCCCTCTTCAACCCCAGCGTTCACCGGAACGTCTCGATAACCCTTTCGACATGACTTACCAGACCAGCCCAATCCAGAACGAGACACGTTTCATCATGAATCAACCGAGGCAGCAAATACGTAAAGTGGATAGAGTACCGTACAGATGCCTAGATGCGCCTGATCTATCTGACGATTTCTACACGAACCTTGTGGACTGGTCCACTTCAGGCATTTTAGGAGTTGGCTTGGGGAGAACGGTGTTTCTCTGGAGAGCTGACAATCTAACTGTTGCCCGACTTTGTGAGGTTTCGGAATTCAAAGACGAGTACAGCTCGATTGCATGGATGAAAACGGTAACTATCAAAGCATCACTGGCTCAGCGATCGCATTACTCAATCTCTCTGTTGCAGGACAACACGCTTGCAGTAGGTACGTACGACGGCCATCTCACCGTCTACGATGCCACCACCAGTCAACCAATACGCGTCTTTCGAAACGCCCACAGCAAACGTATCGGTTCCCTCACATGGACTTCAAACGTTCTTTCTTCCGGCTCACGTGATCGTGCTGTCCAGCATCGTGATATGCGAGATCCATCCTCTACGCCGTTCAAGACATCTATTGGGCATAAGCAAGAGGTTTGTGGTTTGAAGTGGAGCGGGGACGGTGGACCCAACGTCTCTCTGCTGGCCAGCGGTGGGAACGATAACAAAATATGCGTATGGGACCTTAGAGGATCCAAACGAGCGCAGACACTTGGAGTTCAAACACCTCCCGAAACATCTGTTGGCTCCTCACCTTCAATCGCTGGTTCGGTGAAACAGATGTCTGGAGATCTGCCATTGTACAAGTTTCATCAACACAAGGCCGCCGTGAAGGGCCTCGCGTGGAACCCACATCTATCTGGTGTTCTGGCATCCGGAGGCGGGCAGAGAGACCGCTGCATCAGGTTCTGGAATACGGCGAACGGGACTATGATTCATGAAGTAGACACAGGCAGTCAGGTTTGTCATTCAGACGAATTTCCCATATTTAGTCGCTCAGTATCGCGTTCCTTGTCAGGTTTGCAACCTGCTCTGGTCTATCAACTCGAATGAGCTCGTTTCAACTCACGGTTACTCTACCTTTACCGTGCCCAACCAAATATGTGTCTGGAAGTACCCAACGATGACGATGGTATCGTCGCTGGTCGGACATACTCAGTGTGTACAATACGTCGCATTGAACCAAGAGGGAGACACTATCGTTACGGGAGGCGGTGATCAAACCTTGCGGTTCTGGCACGTATTTCCTGGACGGACGCCACCTAGTAAAGATGAAGATAGTGTTTTAAACTTTGATAAGCTGATACGATAAATGACTTCGGCTTTGAACTACCACCATTCGTCCTCTTCGATCTTTCATCCCTACTCTTTCCTTTTTATCGTCTTCTGTTATGCGGATTTATCTTTGTAGCTCTCCTAAATTGCATATGCCATGTTATGTACCTTTGCTCTCTAACTCGTCTCCTGTCCAAGTACATAGTAATTTACAAAACTGTACTGGTATAACAACCTCACCTAGATAGTGCTCATTATTTACAACCATACTATTTTTACAGTCGCttcaatttcatttcatttctctTTGATGACCTTTGCGGCCTTTGGGATATTTTCGGAGGGGAAACACTATCTCGTGGATATATCGACGGCAAACCGACCGAATAAGTACATCAAGTATGTAAGAGCATAGAAAAAGAACACATAATTCATAGAGCTTATTACCAAATAAAAAGAACGCATACGCATATCTTGTGCCGCCCTTACTACCTCAAAAGCCGTACCCTGATGCCCAAAATCCAAATAATATCACCCCGACCAACGCTATCACGGTTAAAGTTCCCTCGGAGTTCGTTATCTGGGCGATTTCTCTGACCGCCTCCGCTATTCCGGTCTCGAGATACAGGCAACGCAGCAAGCGATGATATCGTTCGACATGTAGCAAGGAAGTCGTATACACGCGCGTTAACATTAGCTGAGCGACGTTTGCCAAGCGTCCGTACAACTCTCCTAACACCTGAGTGAGCGAGGCGAAAGAAGGGAACATAGAAGACAGAGGGGGGGATATGTCATGTAAGAAGCCGGCGAAAACGTTGTACAAGATGGAGAGAGAAGTCGTGAAGGTCCAATGCATCTCCCTTACTTCACGTTTACTTGCAGTGGATTGGGTTACGTCTTCCCACTCTACAGAACAAAAGTGGTTGGCAAGTTTGCAGGGAGCATCACGGATTTGACGTACCGAGGAACGCAatgcttcttctcttcccaaTCAACTTCATTACTGCTTGCTTTGGAATGATATCCGTCCGCCTCAGTTCGTATGTGTGCATCGGGATTAACGTCCCTGGATTGACCGGCTTTTATAGAATCCTACAGTCAGTAAACAGGCTTATTCGTCCAATCGGGGTTCAAGAAACGCACAACACAGTGTTCCAACCCCCAAAGTAACATCAATTTCCCCGTATCCAAAGATCCATCGGGCTCAAGTGTGACCGAACCCTGCATATCTGGAAGTGTTCGTCGTTGGATCTTTGTGATGTGGGTGTAAAACTCGACTTGCACTGTAGACCTACTGTTTTGGCGTCCGTCAGAATGTCACCGAAGAAACAGGTCATCAGAATTCCAATAGTTACTCGTTTGCGATGATCTGTAAGGGAAATAAAGGGACTCTAGGTGTATCCCAAGGACTTGcatccctcttcttctctgctTCGGCCGCTCGTTCCTTTGGTGTGGGTGTGCTGAACGGGACGGGAAATGGGTCCTTCAAGCCGCGAGCTCTGTACATATCCGTAAGTCAGTTTTGAACAGGATGAAGGAGAGTTGCGGAGAAAAAACGTTTGACTGGGCTAGGAGGTCAAGCGAAGGTCCATGGTGATTGTATTGGACTTGCCATGATCTTTATAATTCCCGTAGGACGAGGGCAGAAATATCATTCTTCCTGGTAACACATTTCACGGAAATACAAGGGTTCTTGTCGTATGGTGAAGTATAAAGTTGCAAGATACGTTGGTCAATCCTGGTGCGAGAAACCTATTTTGGTATAAAGTTGATAAAGAAGAAGCGCGTTCATGGCGTGGGAAATGACACCATTGTACTTCAAGTTCCTACACTGGTGA is a window from the Marasmius oreades isolate 03SP1 chromosome 6, whole genome shotgun sequence genome containing:
- a CDS encoding uncharacterized protein (MEROPS:MER0011032), which translates into the protein MTHDGHLEPRRCSAYVSGSQSTHKKEDSDDSIEVEAEGNSSAPVNEEHQYAKITTIQVPVVYSEVLDIVPGLHRKPPVFPDLTSDLLHSNPPSQGYDLILHVGVAGRGPMRVEKMAHKFGYYMKDATGELAPIVLPGSDGIITHDDNSMESKLGSISVSLSTGLDIFPHPQGQQSGPHHQDTSFQTQSRGPGVVSAVSVAEAAERERLGANMVEESAGANMGFGGRPQRGFGKGYRRFPDELYSDIDVLELVRTLKRSGVEPVNSSLDAGHYLCDFIYYCSLAEAQRNGKPYEKDKTTKVLFLHCPPVDQPCSTEEVTEAIKRIVVWVCRGPTGNPIE
- a CDS encoding uncharacterized protein (MEROPS:MER0011032) — encoded protein: MAPLIPNNTDRKHAGSEPNCIINVLVTGFGPFRNFTENPSWLAVKPLHNTLIPLDPYDPIKLPDGQVVMTHDGHLEPRRCSAYVSGSQSTHKKEDSDDSIEVEAEGNSSAPVNEEHQYAKITTIQVPVVYSEVLDIVPGLHRKPPVFPDLTSDLLHSNPPSQGYDLILHVGVAGRGPMRVEKMAHKFGYYMKDATGELAPIVLPGSDGIITHDDNSMESKLGSISVSLSTGLDIFPHPQGQQSGPHHQDTSFQTQSRGPGVVSAVSVAEAAERERLGANMVEESAGANMGFGGRPQRGFGKGYRRFPDELYSDIDVLELVRTLKRSGVEPVNSSLDAGHYLCDFIYYCSLAEAQRNGKPYEKDKTTKVLFLHCPPVDQPCSTEEVTEAIKRIVVWVCRGPTGNPIE